DNA from Rhipicephalus sanguineus isolate Rsan-2018 chromosome 11, BIME_Rsan_1.4, whole genome shotgun sequence:
gctcgagcgcttttactcgcgggtagaacatataaTGCACGAGGcgattttatcgatttggactttatacggaacatgacggtggacggcaacggcaaaagcccgtcgagagtgtccatataattgctatcgaaaatATAAGTGGCTCACTTTCCTTCCTTTCCGTCTATTTGGTCCTCCTCCTTCTTTTCGAGGCCTAACGCTCTACGATCCCGAGCCGATTACACACCTTGTGCACCATAAGAATTTCAGAAAATTCACGTTCATGACATATGATCCTAGATTTTTCCGGGCAATGTATACGTTTTGGCCACGGGTCACTCCGGAAATACCAAGATAATATTTAGCAAAAGTACACTTTATGAATTTCTTACGGTACTAACGTGCTACAGCACCTACATAACCATCTTTGGAAATTCCAAGACCCTTTATTTCGTGGTAAGTCAATTCTTTTTGGTTGCAGCCTCTGGCCTTGTACCCTGACGCGTGTTGTGGAAAGGGCACGTTACTGACTATAGACAGGGTCAATGGAAAATTATCTTCGCGCATATCtctcttatctttctttttttcgtgaatgcACCAACTACACGTATTTTCTGTCTGCCGGGGTACTTGTTTGTGACGTAAGCACGTGCTATCGAAACAGCGTAAACATACACATTGTAAATGCCCTTTTAAGAAGACGTGCGCAATAAAACGTGGCCACCGTCTGCTGCAACTTTTCTCACTGCTCTCCGGTTGACTGTCCTGGCCTGCACGAaacggttgcccccccccccccctcccacttctCCTCGCTGTTTCTACAGATAACGTCAGTCGAATAAGTCACGTGCGCAGGGTGCCTCCGCGAGTACGTGCGCCCTTCGAGGGGTGCCCGGTGACAGTCACAGTTGCGAAGACGTAGAACACGGCCGGGAGTTATCAGTCAGGGCGACATTTAGGCTAGCTCCTTGAATACAGGAGGGTTTCCTTGATTCCAGAACCAACTATCCGTGTCAAGGCACAGAGAATCTCGGCGCCTTTATTCCATTGTCTTCGCCTTCTCCTCATTGTAATCTCCAAAAGGACAGCAAGGCCACGGGCGCTACGAAACGTGAGCGGGTGCCCGTTGGTAATTGCTTAACACGTCACGCGTGCCCAACAAGTGCCAGCAAGCTTCGTTTCAGCTGCTTCGCAGAAAATAATAGGAAGGTGGGAACCTTCATGACGTAGTCGGGTCCCTCTCCCAAGAACCGAATTTGTCATTAAGCGGAAAggcgaaaaataaagagaaatttcGGCGAGGGCGAGAAAGGCAGAGAAACCAGCGCTACGTCACTCGGTTCAGATCACTCCTGTACGGACCACAAAGTTGTCCTGATATTAAGAGGGCACGCGAGAACGGTTAAGAGTTTCAGTTACTCCCGGGAAACCTCGCGCGAATATACCAAGCCGTGATCGCAACCCAACTTCGAAATTCAAGCACGGTAAGTTACGGTCGTCCTTAACTTCGTCACAACGCCAACGTCGTAGTAGAACTAAAGACAATTGGACCCGCTTGATAACGACGACAATATAAGATTCACTTGGGCCTTGCTCTTGTAATAACGATACTGAAGGTAGTAATTATTGAAGTGCTTACTGTAAGGCAATGCGGTTTTCGCAATACACAGTCATTGCGATGGAGTTCCAAGACTTACCTCAGTCACTGCAGATTGACGTGCGCACGGAATTCTTTAAGTACAGTGTGAGCGTAGTAAATAGTATTTATTATTACTTAATTCAATTTATTACTCTGTACGTCTACTTTCAGATGCACGTAACATTCTTAGAGTATTTTGATAGACGTGCACCGCATAAGAGTAAAGAGACCGTGTAAGAACAAGCAAGGGTTATCCAATGCACAGTGTTCAACTGTGGCCAAGACATGGAGTGAGCAGTTGCTGCATGCAGCCAAGCTTCGTCTTTATCGCGCGAAAGTTAACTCCTGTCGAAACGAATAGCTGCTGTCTCTGATCAAATATACGCGCTTTGTGCAGTTCGCCGTCTGTCTCAATCTTGCAAAGATGTCAACGCTGCTCAACCCAATCAAGCTGCTCGACAACATCGAGCGACACTGGGACCCTCGCACCCGGCATTATGGCATGGTGCTCAATCCGTGGTTCGTGTTCCCGCTCATCATCTTCTATGTGTACTTTGTTCGCTTCGCCGGTCCCCGATGGATGAAGAAGCGCGATCCTTTTCCCATCACCAACCTCGTCCGCGTCTACAACGTGGCCATGGTGGTGATGAACGCCACTTTCCTGTACCAAGTGCTGCGCATCACGTACCTGCCCGGCGGAACGTACAGCCTATGGTGCCAGGGCGTGACGGGGCGAGCGGAAGGCGCATCGGCGGCAGTCTACCAGTCGGGCTGGTGGTACCTGCTGGTGCGCTACGCGGACTTCCTGGACACCGTGTTCTTCGTGCTCCGCAAGAAGTTCAACCAGGTCTCGCACCTGCACGTCATCCACCACGTGCTGGTGGTGTTCAACGCCTGGTTCTGGGCCATGTTCGCGCCCGAAGGCCAGCCCGCGCTGGGACTCTGCATCAACACGTTCGTGCACGTTGTCATGTACTCTTACTACTTCCTCTCCACGTTCGGACCCGAGGTGCGCAAGTACCTCTGGTGGAAGCGCTATCTGACCCAGCTTCAGATCATCcagttcgtcgtcttcatcctccACATGTCGATCCCGCTCTTCGTTGATTGCGGCTTCCCCAACGTGCTGGTGCCGTTCGCCATCGCGCAGGCGGGCTTCGTGCTGGGCATGTTCATCAACTTCTACTACCAGACCTACATCAAGCCTAGAAAAGTGTCGGCGGccgcttccaacggcaaggagGTCACCAATGGAACGACGCATGCGCTAAAGAAAGACTAAAGCGCTTACGTAGTGATTCAAGAGACTGTGTGACGAAGTGCCAGGTTTCTCCTGCGAGCAGATCGCGTCAAGTTGGGTTATTTCAGTATATATAGGTAAATATTTAAACTTGGGGCGAGAAGTGGGCTACCGTATATGCGAGCAATAAATAGGTCAGGGGACGCCAGAACCGGTGGAGTAAGAGCGAGGAATAAGGATGTCTTCAACGGCGCTTCCTACAACCGCAGCACAGCGGCGTATGAATCATGTTAACCATCATCCCTTTTACTTGTGTGAAAGCCATCATAACGTGTCAAAGTAAACGTTCACAAAAAGATACTATATTTAAAGCAGGCCGTTATTTATGTCAACCACTGCGAACTATTGCTGCTGGAAATGTTCATAATAATGAGCCGTGAGGCAAGCTTAGAATTCATTTGTATCTGTCACGTGCATACGTCTAATACATGGCCCACCGTGCTTCTCTTTTCGACTCTGTACTAGTCATATCTGTTAAGAAACAGACGTGCCTGACGAAACTGTTTGTGTGAATTAAGAGTAGATGAAATTGTTGAAAAAAAACTGACCTCTATTGAGATTGAACCATTTTTCCCATACCTACACTGCACTTCAAAATAATTGTCGGGTGTAAGTCCTGAATTCGACAAACTTAAGTCATCAGTACGCATGATTAGTTTGTTTCTAACTGTATGAAAATGTGTGTATGCATTTGTGTGCTATGTACAGAATAAATCTCATTTGTTAGTGTTTGTCGTGTCGTTCTGTTGAGTCGAAGTGCGATGCCCACGCCGCCACGATGCCCAGGCAGTCCTCTAGGCAGGTTACACTGGTGAGCGGGTTGTGTTCTTTCgtagctttttaaatgcgaagcatttcttagcgaacttctgcgactttgagcgtatctatctatctatctatctatctatctatctatctatctatctatctatctatctatctatctatctatctatctatctatctatctatctatctatctatctatctatctatctatctatctatctatctatctatctatctatctatctatctagccacatacgactttgtgctctcccggccgtttggttaatcggatgtataacAAAATTTGTGTGTCATAatatggccttattacgaacataaatgacaggtcatatcatgaaaatcatgacacgaatgtcatgaacagcatgatttacattccacggcctttgggctccctggccgttccgttaatcggatgtataccaaaattggtgtgtcataacatggccttatcacgaacataaatgacaggtcatatcatgaaaatcatgacacgcatgtcatgaacagcatgatttacattccacgaccttaggctcttgtggccgttccgttaattcatatacaccaaaattggtacgacgtgacaacagttcatgacgaacataatgacaggtcctaacatgcaaatcatgacgcacatgtcatgtgcagcatgatttacatgacatggtctcgggacgctcgcggccgtttcaatggagggatacatacgaaaactggtatgacgagacatttctgtatgacgaacataactgacacgtggtaacatgaaaatcatgatttgcatgtcatgtatgacacgatttacatgccacgctcatggcgcactagcggccgtttcgctagattgatatacaccaaaattggtattgtgcgatgtgactttatgaagaacatgaataacaggtggtagcatgaaaaccatgacatccatgacatgtatgtcatgatttacatgccacgttcgtggtgcattcgcgtccgtttcgcttgcgtgatatacaccaaaattggtgttacgcgacacgactgtatgacgaacgtaagtgagacgtggtaacatgataatcatgacatgcaagtcatgtacgacctgatttacatgccacgctcatgatgcgctagcggccgtttcactagattgatatacaccaaaattggtattgcgcgatgtgactgtatgaagaacat
Protein-coding regions in this window:
- the LOC119373752 gene encoding elongation of very long chain fatty acids protein AAEL008004 translates to MSTLLNPIKLLDNIERHWDPRTRHYGMVLNPWFVFPLIIFYVYFVRFAGPRWMKKRDPFPITNLVRVYNVAMVVMNATFLYQVLRITYLPGGTYSLWCQGVTGRAEGASAAVYQSGWWYLLVRYADFLDTVFFVLRKKFNQVSHLHVIHHVLVVFNAWFWAMFAPEGQPALGLCINTFVHVVMYSYYFLSTFGPEVRKYLWWKRYLTQLQIIQFVVFILHMSIPLFVDCGFPNVLVPFAIAQAGFVLGMFINFYYQTYIKPRKVSAAASNGKEVTNGTTHALKKD